The segment aggagtgaagaacagctctttcgagaggttacacttcccgcttatgatgttgtgggcgagaatgagatcaccacggcggcggcgtttttcaagagaacaaaggtcgagcgtcctcagcctttcttcgtaggacaaatttttgagaccatgaaccatgcgggtagccagcctctggactctttcgaggtgctgtatgtctttgaggagataaggagaaaaggcttgaatcccatactccaatatgggtctcaccagcgtgacatagagtggcaggaatatgctgctgtgagcattccgaatgaccgtcgaatcaaaaacagaattccgcgcgctttgttggcagcatggacgcactgggccgaaggcgaaaaggaggaatccaccaagatacccaggtcctttacctgatcggtcctctccagcagcagacgacccggctcgaaatcaagttgagttgcaggagtagaccgacaggcagatgacagcactttgacacgttcagacacaggtcccaatcgttagaccacttccaaatttggtggaggcatcgacgaagatcctctatactaccgcgaggagcgaccagtttgatatcgtcggcaatagaaggtgtgttgcgtgaggtcgtcgggcaagtcatttatgaagactaagaacaacaagggcccaagcactgaaccttgaggcacgccactgctcgcactggagacgtcggaccgcgaaccattaacttgaacttggaaggagcgatctgagaggaaggcaccaacccatcgtacaatatccggatggaaactatatgcttgaagcttgacaagtagtaggcggtggtttaccgagtcaaaagctttggcaaagtccaataaaacgatgtcaacagcatcactatcatcgaggatgcgcgtcaccaattcttccattactagtaagttgtcaagcatgatctcttcggcacgaagccgtgttgggaatcagtgatcgaggctgtgtttaggaggtggagcatcatacttttcttaaggatggtttcgaacatcttgctgattattgatgtaagggaaaccggtcggtagttaagcgggtcttcgcggctccctttcttgaaaattgggcagattatcgctgttctccagtctgcaggtataacacccgtcgccaatgacatattgaatagtcgtgttaagggctcgcagatgaccggagccaacgctttgataacccgtgggtgtatgccgtcagggccgtgacccttgttgacatcgaggtcTTGAATAACACGattgacttggtcccgcgtgatgatcaatcgaaacattggaggtaccgatctatcaaatggagggggttcacgaccatcatcttgtttgaaaatagttgaaaaagcctcggcaaataattgactctgttgataagggtcctcaatcgatacgcctgttgagtctaccaacgttgcaatctggttgttcaagcgagaattccgctggacatgggcaaagaaggtttttggattgctactggcatttgccgcgattttgtattcataactgaagcgttccttctttcattttcacggctcggtctcgttgagttttgtacacctcaaaagctgcagtcgaatccagatttttgaattcagcccaagcaatatctctgagtcgacgttctcgtttaaccttcttcgtcacccagggcttgtgttttttcttcctcttggaagtccaacgggaactgcctggtcagtcaaacagattacatatgctttgagggatgaccatagttcgtcaactgaggacaacgtcatcagggaacgccagtccagaagcgcggaagcctcggttagaatttcaagattaattgcagagaagagactctacgtggcagcgaagtaatcgtgggcgtggaaaaagttgtgtgcatgacgaacttcaggaccgcatgatcactcttggcaagaggggcgcacacagatacgtctgacactgatcttggatagcgggagaataccagatctagcatagatggctgctgcccagaccgatgccttgtcggatattcaacatgttgcgatagaaaacaatcttcagccacgtcaagaagggcctggccgaaccggaagatgttgtacaattgatgcgggccaatcgatcgtgggagcgttgaagtcgcctagtaccaagcagtcatgcgaagctgaaacgaatcttatcgcttcgagtagatgagcatcgtcctgggggtcggctagagccggcctgtagacagccaacacgggcaggcaaaactcagataggctcagcttgcaatagacggcatcgaattttgttgtaggttgagcatttgtgggtagaataccgcaggacggtttgtgctcagacttaacatacacagcaaacctccacctcgcctttttcctctgtcacatctgaaaaggacgtagccctgcaggtggatctctgagtcctttactgctggagtcagccaagtctcggtgatagctatcacatcaggggagtcgcgtaaggccagtgtaaatagttcactgaactttgggataaggagcacgagttggtgtagacgatgctgagctgtgaagtctgaggggcgggagttggggaacaagcagaataaagggcatcagagatagcatcgttgacgggggtatcaacttcacttcgatttgccctcacatcactttccctgtcagcactacagcatgggaccagaggtaggacttgattatctgtccatcttggattcgtaaacccttctctcccatttgtttcctcctcatctttagctcggatatcaggttcctccggcgaattctctctcttagtgagtattcctcgcgaaaacccatattggggtcctcccaggcatgcgtctgagctctgttcagaaagactgaagcctcccgatcagaagaaaagattacccttattgggcgtggtctagtatctgcggttgggttcgcttggaatcttcctagccgagcgaccttaagacactgacattttcgttcacagagaacaattttccaaccaaaacgtaaacaaaattaatgtcatcttttaggcggtttatgcctgtatcacaggtggattcagcttgccatatattattgccgatcttgagtgggcaaaaagttctctactatgagctgcggtattcgattcttcattggaggatttcgaaagggtggtttcatagccatcggacTCATGTCGGCCTGTGGGTCGATCGAATGGAtttagtggtcataattttcccgcctggtttggaactgcactgcctcttcttcggtttggggagcaccactccccagatgaatccacatcgagatcgttcagattggttgagcaatggcattaatggaaggacaagtgaaggagaatccaaacagattttatcgtgatcaggtttcatagccaaatctgcccctctggagttttgactacgtttcttcttttggggagaacaacggtcttcaggtgggtttgagtctacgctcctcgaacaaggttggggaacctccgggaccgacaaggcagatgaggaagaatccgcacaggaacgatcatgtgcaggaacgaccgccggttccttcgccttctttggccgcttcgattttgttcccttcggtttggacgtctccagggaagaaatcaagggtgaccCTGCGTCAACAGGAGACCGTTTATCATGGTCAGGTTTCATAGCTAAATCcgccccactggagttttgacgacgtttcttcttttggggagaacaacggtctccaggtgggtttgagtctacgctcctcaaattaggttggggaacctccgggaccgaaaaggcagatgaggaagaatccgcacgggaacgatcatgtgcagaaacgaccgctggttccttcgccttctttggccgccTCGATTTGTTCCctcggtttggacgtctccagggaagaaatcaaggtGACTCTGCATCaacaggagactgtttattcagtaagagagcaacaacagactttaggTGTTCAACCTCTTGTTTGAGCAACAGCAACTGTTCGTTGAGCTGACTATTGGTAGGACCATCATCTTGATGAGAAGCCCTACTTGCAGATCTCAGTTTCGATGCGTAGGTAGCTGACATGATGGATGGTTGACTAAAAACAATCTTCTATGGGCTCTAGGACAAATCGGGGTTAAATCAGGAACAAAAAACAGGTGCAATCCTTGTAGGAGTAGGCAACAGCAGACAAAAACTGAGAGAGTTTGGGCTGAGCCGAATCACAATCCAAGATTGAAAGCAGACGGTGCAACGAGTCGGGAACCCTTCCTAATTGTCTGAAGCAGCTTAAGGATAAGGGATAGTATGTCCAAACTTTAGAATATTGatatggctggttagcaagctacttaccacacagccactcctgcgcctagggaTTTTTTAAATAGATCTTACAaagaacaatataataaatacaatatatggtGTACGTTGCGTCAGCTATACTTCCAATTATAATACTTTGCAAAGCTCCATACTATTAGGTTTTAATAAAAGGGACAGTTATAAAGACAGGGTTAGAGTACTCCAAAACATACATGTTCTGTACCTTAAAAGAGCGAGCAATTAAATCTTACACAAGTGGAACGatgtaaaatttcaattcttcTCAGAGTGATAAACAATTACAAATGTTTGTATAGTCATACTTaacgttttaaaatatattcagaaaagaATACGAAAGTGTTAAGGCCTGATATACGTACACCAGACGCTTGTATAAGAGGAATTCAGCGTTTCACTGTTCGTAATAGGGTCATCTGAGAAGTAATATGataaaaattacccaaaattaaaTCACAGACAAGAGAAGAGATAGTTGCTGTTCTTTTGGAAAGATGTCTCGAACAGCTGTAAAaacgtttctgtatatatattatttgctttttgttGAAAGCAATACTTTGAACTTCGAAGTAACAAGGTCTTTTAATTTTTAGAAATCAGAATTTGACcatataattcataattttaaatttctaggagtggatgtgtggtaagtagcttgcttacgaaccacatggctccaggttcattcctactgcgtggcaccttgggcatgtcttctaccaaagccttgtgagtggatttggtagacggaaactgaaagaagcccgtcgtatatatgtatatgtatatatatgtgtgtgtttgtgtgtctgtgtttgtgtccccgacatcgcttgtcaaccgatgctggtgtgtttacgtccccgtcatttagcggttcggcaaaagaggccgatagattaagtactaggcttacaaagaataaaaaggcggtgctccagcatggccacagtcaaatgactgaaacaattaaaagggtAAAAGCGTAAAGGGTATCTGACATTTTGAACACTcttcataattaaaaaataattgcttAATTGTGATATCTACTGTTGTCTAAATTTTTCTTACTTTAATTCTTGTTTTATCCCTCAAACAGGTTCAGAAACGGAAGGCAAAAATAAAGTCCCCCATGTGATTGACTTGTCTTTTCTGTATTCATCAGTTCATTACCTAGGCAATTTACCGTCCGGTAAGGACCAATACTTTTCATTGAACACACGGGTATATGTATCTACCGACTTATCTACGCATCTATATTTTCTAAGTGTACATTGTAATCCGCAATAATGCTATATAACTTATGGGTATTACATAATATTGCACTACGGATTCGAAATTTTACCATGTTCAAGACGTTCTTGTATCACAAGACGTTCTCAACTTAGATACACAATACAGAAGAAATATCATAAGGGAAGGCTGGAGACAGAAATAATTGTGTCTAACTCACTATTCATTCTTGCTTTTCGTTTCGAATTTTAGGAAAATTCCCTTCGCCTACAACATTTTTTCTAAAAACGGGAAACCCAATAACCGGAGGTAAGATGTTCTTTAGTAgataatcatcattatttctctatctgcctctctgtctgtctctcttggtctctttctctctatttttctatgtatatgtggtgtgtgtgtttgtgcatttgtgtgtgtgtgtgggtaatatttacatttgtgtatatatatatatatatatatatatatatatatatatatatatatatatatatatatatataaagatgttcgataataaaacgaatggtttatacctggtagcttactggtaaaacACGGGCACAGTCACTGTGCTCGTTATGTATCAGATTAATAcgagacagaagatggaagagaCAAGagtttttattaatcactacaattatttcgacacatctagcatcaatcCCTTACGGGTGGAATACTTAACAACTAGTTCAGGAGCATCCAACGtgttaaaaacaaaacagttccgcaatgtatcTCCTCAGTTCTCGGAATGAAAAGCAGCCAATTAAAGGATATAGCTTCATTTCGTGAATGTAGAAGGTCAGTATAACGGATTCCTTTCtgcatctgttattttattattgatcttctaCATTCATAATACATTGCGGAACTTTTTTTGGTTTTAACGAGTTGTATGTGTTTATCACTCGAAGAGACATATCTTCACCGTTGGATGCTCCTTAACTAGTTGTTAAGTATCCCCCCCccccgtgagggatcgatgccAGTGATTAATATAAATGTAGTGATTAATATAAATTCTCGTATCTTACCTCTTCCGCCTCTCATTaatcgatacatacacacacacacacacacacgcaaatagagACAAATTTTCTGCGTTGTAGCGTTGTCAACTTAGCAGTTTCAACTTTAAAGTTTTAGCccgtgaaatttatagtttagcgtctgtgaAGCAGTTGAAACTCCAACTATTTCCATAATGTGCCACACAGATTCTGTCCCATAATTACATTAAGGCCCTATATATCTTTGGAATATGGTGGATAGGTATGTCCATTTATTCAGAAGTATTAACAATGttttcaattttactttcttAACTATTTTCAGAGAGATCTTTTTAAATTTATACTGTACATCTTTTATATGAGAGAGACGGCAAAAACAACACAAATTGGATTCAACTCTGATTTATTATCGATTTTATTCACTTAAATCGAGAATATACTTTTGTTAAAGTCTTTAACTCTATTAGTATATTATAAATctatgaaaaaaaatgatcatcAATAATTCTGAAAGCTTAAGGAATAGTAATGATCCATGTTTGAATTAGATCCTTCCTATGTAATAAAAAAAGCAGAAGTTAAGTAAGCCAAACACTAGCGGAAATGAGATCAAATTTTGTCGAATGTTAACTTATGTATTTCAGTCGTTTGCAACTTAATAAATAATTGTGATTGATATGTAAATTTGACCCTGTTGGTTTTATTGTAACATCTTTCACtaagaaatttgaattttgtttaataaaaacaaaaattttttttctatattctatAGCTGCAGGTGATATCAATCagaaccctttagtgttcgcattaagTCGTGTTCTTATGGATGAACACAATAGACTGGTCAGTAAAATGACTGCATTTCATAGACCAAACCCTTCATTTGAAGCAAGGAAGTTACTGATTGGAATATTCCAGCATATTACGTACAACGAATATTTACCGATGCTGCTCGGTGCCAGCACTCCAGTTAGGTCTTTGACTACAGGTACTCGTACTCCCATCAGCAGTACGCTTCCTATGGTTTCTCATTCTTTCGTTCTTGCCTATAAATTAGCAATGGCTTCGATGTTGAGAGAGACTGTAACTATCGATGCAACTCCAAATATTAATCTGAAAGGTATATTAAACGACCAAACAAAAATAGACACTGCCACCAAGCTCGCAAGCATCACTAAAGGAATGCTGACAGACTGCAGCTTAAAAATCGGAAAGTAAGTCAATAATCCGTTGAACACTCTtctttctaaattcaaattctctcAGAGCAGACATTCTTTTAATAGCACTGGTATTTGTaaaataaatcctttctactataggtacaagacctgaaattttgagggaagagggattagtcgattacattgaccccattgtgtaactggtcttaatttattgaccccgaaaggatgaaaggcaaagtcggccccagcggcatttgaactgagaacgtgaagacagatgaaataactatttctttactacccacaaggggctaaacacagagacgacaaacaaggacagacaaacggatcaagtcgattatatcgaccccagtgtgcaactggtagttatttaatcgatcccgaaaggatgaaagacaaagtcgacctcggcggatttgaactcagaacgtagcggcagacgaaataccactaagcattttgcccggcgtgctaatgactctgccagctcggcgcctttgtatttgtaaaataaatgctagtatgtacgtatctgtatatataggcaagtatatgtgtgtatatgtgttttgtgtgtgtgtgtatgtgaattagaAGTTACTGATTCATCATATTATTGTAACAAAATTACTTTTTGACAGTATGGTTAGATCAGTGGACAAAAAAATTGTCCTTGTTCATTTTTTTGAAGTAGATTTTACTTATTGTTCGGATGATCGTAAAATAAAAGAACAGTacatcactggtatttattttattgtttccccCTCCCGGAACGTCTAGTGTCTTACCAATCTTAGAAatcataatgtgtatatattttacttccTATAACAGTAttacttcgttttttttttctgatatttttaattttcttttttcagagaAATACCTTGTAATTTCCGAAACGATTGTGCATATTCCGATGTAGTGTCAGTCCTAAGTCAAGATGCGCGTTATTTCGGAATACCAACGTACTTCGTTTGGCTGCATATCACAAATTCCTTACCAGCTGCAAATTTACCCTTACATGATACTACAAATAAAAACCAGTTGCTCACATTCTATGGGTTAGTGGATACTGAAGTGTCTTCATATTTGCTCCTTAACTGGTTGTATACTATTCAGAATATTGGCGATTCACTTGAAATTTGGCAgttacaatattttctttatattccttgGGAAAAATCTCTTTTAATCTACTCTTTGTGTTTCAGCTATAACTAGGGAAGCCTAAGAATTGAATTGACAAGATTTGTTAGCCAGGGATGTTGTATCGTAAGCTCATCAGCAATTAATTTGAAGCAAACCGATTTGGCATGAAAATTCATTAATCTATATcatcggtacatatatatattcatgccaaATATACATAACCATTATTTAGTcagtcaacagcactaaaattaGGAGTCCGATGATTCACGctaactacatttttttttaatgaaaacattaagttttcactaatatatacattgtgtttCAAAAGTCTATGTCACATTCTAAGAACTCTTATTTCATGAAATACAAATGGTAGCATGACTGAACTGGTAccatttaaatgttaaaaatatgtaaagttttattctgttaatttaattttaactgaatttaatttaattttgtttatgtctcttttcAGATCTTGTAACGTGATTCATAAAACAAGAGAAGTCATTTTCCATCCTAGAAACACCCCCTCCTCCTTATATTTCACATGCCAAATCAAAATGGAACGTCTGTCTGGTGCCTGCTTCGTAAACCTTGTACGAGAATTTCGTTGAACACAAGTCCATAATTATGTTTTAGCGTATTCTAGGACGCAAAATGACACCTCTTGCTTTGTGATGACTTTGCTGGACccgaaaaaagacaaataaaacaaaatgaaattaaattaattaaattaaaatcaaattaacaGAACTTGACACACTTGGCTTTTAAATGATACCTCTCTACACACCTTACTAATCTCCCTCAGCCACTGAACCAGTTAACTTATTTCCATCAAATAATGGTCATTCACATTTTCACTCCCTCAACCTTTAACTCTATAGCCTTCATACAAACTAATACAAAGTTCATTATTCACATACTACCTAAAACACCCTTCCCTCTTTTTCCCTCCACGCATTTCTACTACAATCACTAGCTTCATTAATAACCCCTAACcctgaaatttattttttcctctctatCTCAATACCACCCCAACTCCTTTTTCTAATACACTTAGTTCTCCACAAAATCATTCCATCTTTAATCTCCTTTCTCTCAACATCTCAAATGTAATAGTTttccctgaagacggaggctGGCATCATGTCTAATCACTATTTCGGACCACCAAGTCCATAGAAACTCGTGTTGGGCTCGTAAAACTCTTATTCAACtcctttaattcctgatatcatttctattctgtgtaagtcgaaCCTTTTTATGTGTAAACATTTGCACATTATTTGCATCAAATGTATCTAATGTTTTGCATATCAACTGGCTTAATCTGcatatccttacatttactcctataCCTGCTCAAGCTTTAAATCCCCCGAACACTACGAAGTGTATTCTACACGGAGAATAtttgtctatcatatatatatatatatatataaagtggaggcgcaatggttagggcagcggactcacagtcgtaggatcgcggtttcgattcccagaccgggcgttgtgagtgtttattgagcgaaaacacctaaagctccatgaggctctgccaggtggggggggggcgatccctgctgtacattttcgccacaaatttctctcactccctcttctgttggcctgctcgcttagccagcggggtggcgtcatttgaaggctaaaaacaatgcgaagcgcattgtgaccagcgatgcgtagcaacacctgatagcttggtcgatcacggtgatcacggtgatatatatatatatataagattaaggAGTACATTAAGAGAGATTAAATGGCATGCAATATATATTCTTGATTGAGTGGAATTATCTCCGCTTTCAGAGAGGGTAGACGACTATCACTTCGTGGCAAATAGTTGAAACATCAAATGAAAAGGAAAAGTAATCTCAAGAATGAAGACCTCTCCAAAAGTAGTATGTCGTTAAAGAAAATACAGTGACAGTTTGATTGTTTCAAGATAAGGGGAGAGCTGGAGACGAGTTTCTGCATCAATTGCCTTCATCAGCATATCAACAGTAGAAACACAAGCAATATATTCAGCGCAAATACTGAAAATTTACTCCTATGACATTACAGGCATCCTGATTTTTATCATTTCAACG is part of the Octopus sinensis unplaced genomic scaffold, ASM634580v1 Contig02961, whole genome shotgun sequence genome and harbors:
- the LOC118760975 gene encoding eosinophil peroxidase-like, which codes for MDEHNRLVSKMTAFHRPNPSFEARKLLIGIFQHITYNEYLPMLLGASTPVRSLTTGTRTPISSTLPMVSHSFVLAYKLAMASMLRETVTIDATPNINLKGILNDQTKIDTATKLASITKGMLTDCSLKIGKEIPCNFRNDCAYSDVVSVLSQDARYFGIPTYFVWLHITNSLPAANLPLHDTTNKNQLLTFYGNPYDIGFLPGAFSEEINGPSMLGVTLTKLFEFQFKKLQEGDRFYYENVNIFQP